A single Cupriavidus sp. D39 DNA region contains:
- a CDS encoding A24 family peptidase, with protein sequence MRALDLTANGLLLAMLGIAAISDLRSHRIPNWLVLAGLQAAWLVQVFGHGISAGSWAWLTGAAAGLAPFLVLYLIGALGAGDAKLMASIGAFVGVQAALHIVVASFLLGGVMAVTIMLTRKHARQTLASLSARLLWLPFGWRATATGNDQMETTARLPYAVAMAGGVLLVMAGTL encoded by the coding sequence ATGCGCGCACTCGACCTCACCGCCAACGGACTGCTGCTCGCCATGCTCGGCATTGCCGCGATCAGCGATCTGCGCAGCCACCGGATTCCGAACTGGCTGGTGCTGGCAGGCTTGCAGGCAGCATGGCTCGTGCAGGTCTTCGGCCACGGCATTAGCGCAGGCAGCTGGGCGTGGCTAACCGGGGCGGCGGCCGGCCTGGCACCGTTCCTCGTGCTCTACCTGATCGGCGCGCTGGGCGCCGGAGACGCCAAGCTGATGGCAAGCATCGGCGCCTTCGTGGGCGTGCAAGCCGCACTGCATATCGTGGTCGCCAGCTTCCTGCTTGGCGGCGTGATGGCGGTGACCATCATGCTGACACGCAAACACGCGCGCCAGACCCTGGCGAGCCTGTCTGCGCGGCTGCTGTGGCTGCCGTTTGGCTGGCGCGCCACTGCGACGGGCAACGACCAGATGGAAACAACCGCACGCCTGCCCTACGCCGTCGCGATGGCAGGCGGCGTCCTGCTGGTCATGGCAGGCACGCTCTGA
- a CDS encoding TadE/TadG family type IV pilus assembly protein, translated as MQTLDTKTSRRQRGASAVEFALVAPVFFLLLFSIADFGMMMWANLTMQHAVREGARYAVTGQDNLDPHTSSQQRYVAVLTKIHDSSLGVYDMSNATVTTWVNGTSQASGGSMFGAAGDLVVIQVNCSWPLLTPMVAAFFTSTGGKYNFSVAATMRNEAF; from the coding sequence ATGCAAACCCTGGACACCAAGACTTCCCGGCGGCAACGCGGCGCCAGCGCGGTCGAGTTCGCGCTGGTGGCCCCCGTGTTCTTCCTGCTGCTGTTCTCGATCGCGGACTTCGGCATGATGATGTGGGCCAACCTGACCATGCAGCACGCCGTGCGCGAAGGCGCGCGCTATGCGGTCACCGGACAGGACAACCTCGATCCGCATACCAGTTCGCAGCAGCGCTACGTGGCCGTGCTGACGAAGATCCACGACAGCTCTCTGGGGGTGTACGACATGTCGAACGCGACGGTCACCACCTGGGTCAACGGCACCAGCCAGGCCAGCGGCGGCAGCATGTTCGGCGCCGCCGGCGACCTTGTGGTGATCCAGGTCAATTGCTCCTGGCCCTTGCTCACGCCGATGGTCGCGGCCTTCTTCACGTCCACTGGCGGCAAGTACAACTTCAGCGTCGCCGCCACCATGCGCAACGAGGCCTTCTGA
- a CDS encoding YjgN family protein: MQLDNNAFHATAYEQPAATVRPLRFEFIGSGSEFFRIWIVNTLLTIVTLGIYSAWAKVRTMQYFYRNTRLDGASFDYHGRASAILKGRAIVFGLAMVFQLASHISLFLTLALGLALAVVFPLLLVRSLRFRMANSSYRGLRFAFTGGDAQAYKVFLLWPVLTVLSLYALAPLAHQRFKQYQHDNTRFGTAPFGISASAGGFYGVYLRAFGMMVAVVVGTSIAGGMLGKGIGAGIGAGMGAGIGAPAVAGIMAVIGFFVAMLAVGPFFMARLQNLVWNHTTLAPHAFRSEVGAGRLFFIFVTNMIANALTLGLFLPFARVRSMRYRIESMTMLAAAPLDAFVAGETQQVGALGDAAVDWYDIDIAL, translated from the coding sequence ATGCAGCTAGACAACAATGCGTTCCACGCGACGGCATACGAGCAGCCGGCCGCGACGGTGCGTCCTCTGCGGTTCGAGTTCATCGGCTCGGGCTCCGAGTTTTTCCGCATCTGGATCGTCAATACCTTGCTGACCATTGTCACGCTGGGCATCTACTCGGCCTGGGCCAAGGTCCGCACGATGCAGTACTTCTACCGCAACACGCGGCTGGACGGCGCGAGCTTCGATTACCACGGCCGTGCCTCCGCCATCCTCAAGGGCCGCGCCATCGTGTTTGGCCTGGCGATGGTGTTCCAGCTTGCCAGCCATATCTCCTTGTTCCTGACATTGGCGCTGGGCCTGGCGCTGGCGGTGGTGTTTCCGTTGCTGCTGGTGCGTTCCCTGCGCTTTCGCATGGCGAACTCCAGCTACCGCGGCCTGCGCTTTGCCTTCACCGGGGGCGATGCCCAGGCCTACAAGGTGTTCCTGCTCTGGCCCGTGCTCACGGTGCTCTCCCTGTATGCGCTGGCGCCGCTCGCGCATCAGCGCTTCAAGCAATACCAGCATGACAACACCCGCTTCGGCACGGCGCCCTTCGGCATCAGCGCGAGTGCGGGCGGCTTCTATGGTGTTTACCTGCGCGCGTTCGGCATGATGGTGGCTGTCGTGGTGGGAACGAGCATTGCCGGCGGCATGCTGGGCAAGGGCATCGGTGCCGGGATTGGCGCCGGCATGGGGGCGGGCATCGGCGCGCCGGCGGTGGCGGGGATCATGGCCGTCATCGGCTTCTTCGTGGCGATGCTAGCCGTCGGCCCCTTCTTCATGGCACGGCTGCAGAATCTGGTGTGGAACCACACCACGCTGGCGCCGCACGCGTTTCGCAGCGAGGTTGGCGCGGGCCGCCTGTTCTTTATCTTTGTCACCAACATGATCGCCAACGCGCTGACGCTGGGCCTGTTCCTGCCGTTCGCGCGGGTGCGTTCGATGCGCTACCGTATCGAGAGCATGACCATGCTTGCGGCGGCGCCGCTGGACGCCTTCGTGGCTGGCGAGACGCAGCAGGTGGGCGCGCTGGGCGACGCCGCTGTGGACTGGTACGACATCGATATTGCACTGTGA
- a CDS encoding TadE family protein — protein sequence MKRTRPLRRRQAARGIAAIEFGILLPIFIFLTLPVIDFARAIQANLILVNLTREGANLASRSAAYTPQDIMVALAQTTPPLKMSQRGMIYITKVMGDAENCAGGNCTVRNIVLEQYRWTGGWSLGGSVPGSLVWNCGSGSGSWASDGSCAGLPSGGTSSPTANAMTGLLSDGQIVYVVESYYNFDMYFKGLTMGVLKMPNIGPNLYSVTSF from the coding sequence ATGAAACGCACCCGTCCACTGCGCCGCAGGCAGGCAGCGCGCGGCATCGCCGCGATCGAGTTCGGCATCCTGCTGCCGATCTTCATCTTCCTGACGCTGCCCGTGATCGATTTCGCGCGGGCCATCCAGGCCAACCTGATCCTGGTCAACCTGACCCGCGAAGGCGCCAACCTGGCCTCGCGCAGCGCGGCCTACACACCGCAGGACATCATGGTGGCTCTGGCGCAAACCACGCCGCCGCTGAAGATGAGCCAGCGCGGCATGATCTACATCACCAAGGTCATGGGCGACGCCGAGAACTGCGCCGGCGGTAACTGCACGGTGCGCAACATCGTGCTTGAGCAGTACCGCTGGACGGGCGGCTGGTCGCTAGGCGGCTCCGTGCCGGGCAGCCTGGTGTGGAACTGCGGCAGCGGCAGCGGCTCATGGGCGAGCGACGGCAGTTGCGCCGGCCTGCCTTCCGGCGGCACCTCGTCGCCCACCGCGAACGCCATGACGGGCTTGCTGAGCGACGGCCAGATCGTCTACGTCGTCGAGTCTTACTACAACTTCGACATGTACTTCAAGGGCCTGACGATGGGCGTGCTGAAAATGCCGAACATCGGGCCCAACCTGTACTCGGTCACCTCGTTCTGA
- a CDS encoding LysR substrate-binding domain-containing protein yields the protein MISRRPKTTKPGLPGQSSLPAGPAEPAPPPEPLRAQRAPHLPALQALRALEAAARHRSFSRAAEELALTHSAISHHLRALEDKLGTKLFQRTGHLMIPTNVGARLAERIRDGLAELEDGLREASNGGAPQVVRLEVSVMADLANAWLIRRLPSLHAALPGLDLHLRLHAEITPPDPYSVDVGIWHQRVDLPGFACHNLIEDHVIAVASPALLARYPGFKLADLPRLPMLRFALRPWRDWLESAGLPGTEPERGPIFQDAGMMLQSAVAGLGVATARLQLASDYLASGELVQIGTTRIPSSLHYWVTWREGNPREKAILRFHGWLQGQVAAVAPNAPLDAPLDAPLDAPQPGS from the coding sequence ATGATCTCCCGACGTCCTAAAACCACCAAGCCCGGCCTGCCCGGCCAGTCCAGCTTGCCCGCCGGGCCGGCTGAACCCGCCCCGCCGCCCGAGCCCCTGCGCGCGCAGCGCGCGCCGCACCTGCCAGCGCTGCAGGCGCTGCGGGCGCTCGAGGCCGCTGCCCGCCACCGCAGCTTCTCCCGCGCCGCGGAAGAACTGGCGCTGACCCACAGCGCCATCAGCCACCATCTGCGCGCGCTGGAAGACAAGCTGGGCACCAAGCTGTTCCAGCGCACCGGCCACCTGATGATCCCCACCAATGTGGGCGCGCGGCTGGCCGAGCGGATTCGCGACGGGCTGGCTGAACTGGAAGACGGCCTGCGCGAGGCCAGCAACGGTGGCGCCCCGCAGGTGGTGCGGCTGGAGGTGAGCGTCATGGCCGACCTGGCCAACGCGTGGCTCATTCGCCGCCTGCCAAGCCTGCACGCGGCCCTGCCGGGACTGGACCTGCACCTGCGGCTGCACGCCGAGATCACACCGCCCGATCCGTACTCGGTGGATGTGGGCATCTGGCACCAGCGCGTGGACCTGCCCGGCTTTGCCTGCCACAACCTGATCGAGGACCATGTGATTGCGGTCGCCAGCCCGGCGCTGCTGGCACGCTACCCCGGCTTCAAGCTGGCCGACCTGCCCCGCCTGCCGATGCTGCGCTTCGCGCTGCGGCCGTGGCGCGACTGGCTGGAAAGCGCCGGCCTGCCCGGCACGGAGCCCGAGCGCGGGCCGATCTTCCAGGACGCGGGCATGATGCTGCAATCGGCGGTGGCGGGGCTGGGCGTGGCCACCGCGCGCCTGCAACTCGCCAGCGACTACCTTGCCAGCGGCGAACTGGTGCAGATCGGCACCACGCGCATCCCGTCCAGCCTGCACTACTGGGTCACCTGGCGAGAAGGCAACCCGCGCGAGAAGGCCATCCTGCGGTTCCATGGCTGGCTGCAAGGCCAGGTGGCGGCCGTAGCCCCGAACGCGCCACTTGACGCGCCCCTTGACGCGCCACTCGATGCGCCGCAGCCAGGCAGCTGA
- a CDS encoding type II secretion system F family protein, with translation MNTTLAGFGLSLFIAIVLLIVVGYQWWQRKHSASARRLGRRLRAVAQTAWQGETSSIIKQRQLSGSAFFANLLRKTPRVQALDRLLMQSGLYWNVSTFLGLTLLPAAALYVISLLLDLAALPAAAAGLCWLPVPLWFVNRRRSRRLQQIEAQLPEGADMMSRALRAGHSFSSALDMAGDELPDPLGAEFRLAFDEINYGASMHDALNNLATRAPLPDLRYLVIAVMIQRESGGNLAEILGNVSHIIRERMKLLGQVRVLSAEGRLSGVILALMPFGVAGAMFFLNPDFLTPLVTDPSGPWIVGYAIALMVLGLVWMRRIVRIHI, from the coding sequence ATGAACACGACCCTCGCTGGCTTCGGCCTTTCGCTCTTCATCGCCATCGTGCTGCTGATCGTGGTGGGCTACCAGTGGTGGCAGCGCAAGCACAGCGCCAGCGCGCGGCGCCTGGGACGGCGCCTGCGCGCAGTGGCGCAGACGGCCTGGCAAGGCGAGACCTCGTCCATCATCAAGCAGCGCCAGCTGAGCGGCTCGGCCTTCTTCGCGAACCTGCTGCGCAAGACGCCGCGCGTCCAGGCGCTGGACCGCCTGCTGATGCAGTCCGGCCTCTACTGGAACGTGTCGACCTTTCTCGGCCTGACCTTGCTGCCGGCGGCGGCACTCTACGTGATCAGCCTGCTGCTGGACCTGGCTGCGTTGCCGGCCGCCGCCGCGGGCCTGTGCTGGCTGCCGGTGCCGCTGTGGTTCGTCAACCGACGCCGCAGCCGCCGCCTGCAACAGATCGAGGCGCAGCTGCCCGAAGGAGCCGACATGATGAGCCGCGCGCTGCGCGCCGGGCACTCCTTCTCCAGCGCGCTCGACATGGCCGGCGACGAATTGCCTGATCCGCTCGGCGCGGAGTTCCGCCTGGCTTTCGACGAAATCAACTACGGCGCCTCGATGCACGACGCGCTGAACAACCTGGCCACCCGCGCGCCGCTGCCCGACCTGCGCTACCTGGTGATCGCCGTGATGATCCAGCGCGAATCCGGCGGCAACCTGGCCGAGATCCTCGGCAACGTCAGCCACATCATCCGCGAACGCATGAAGCTGCTGGGCCAGGTGCGTGTGCTCTCGGCCGAGGGACGGCTCTCTGGCGTGATCCTGGCGCTGATGCCCTTCGGCGTGGCGGGCGCCATGTTTTTCCTGAACCCGGATTTCCTCACGCCGCTGGTGACGGATCCCAGCGGGCCGTGGATCGTCGGCTATGCCATCGCTCTGATGGTGCTTGGCCTGGTGTGGATGCGCAGGATAGTGCGTATCCATATCTAG
- the cpaB gene encoding Flp pilus assembly protein CpaB, producing MRNVRAIVMLLVAALAGLAAVVLASRWMMQQSSGSVTKVVVAATDINLGQRLAPEFVKAVDWPRDSLPPGALTDQKLIDGRVTKSSVMRGEPILESKLTPIGTRGGLSAVIADGKRAITVRVNDVVGVAGFALPGSFVDIIVNTQKDTTKGENTTQNEQSISKIVLEKILVLAIAQEVNRDETKPKVVNAVTLEVSPEEAEKLDLARSVGTLSLVLRNQIDPHPVDTAGATKRSLLNEPVLKAAVAAPVVVKAVQVVHRLTEKKIATNCVGVISGMQQNQECF from the coding sequence ATGAGAAATGTACGCGCAATCGTGATGCTGCTGGTGGCGGCCCTGGCCGGCCTGGCAGCCGTTGTCCTGGCCTCGCGCTGGATGATGCAGCAAAGCTCGGGCAGCGTGACCAAGGTGGTGGTGGCCGCGACCGACATCAACCTGGGGCAACGGCTCGCGCCCGAATTCGTCAAGGCCGTCGACTGGCCGCGCGACAGCCTGCCGCCCGGCGCGCTGACCGACCAGAAACTGATCGACGGACGGGTGACCAAGTCCAGCGTCATGCGCGGCGAGCCCATCCTGGAATCCAAGCTCACGCCCATTGGCACCCGCGGCGGACTCTCCGCGGTGATTGCCGACGGCAAGCGTGCCATCACGGTGCGCGTAAACGACGTGGTGGGCGTGGCGGGTTTCGCGCTGCCGGGCAGCTTCGTCGACATCATCGTGAACACCCAGAAGGACACCACCAAGGGCGAGAACACCACGCAGAACGAACAGTCGATCTCGAAGATCGTGCTGGAGAAGATCCTGGTGCTGGCCATCGCGCAAGAGGTCAATCGCGACGAGACCAAACCCAAGGTGGTGAACGCCGTGACGCTCGAAGTCTCGCCCGAGGAAGCGGAAAAGCTCGACCTGGCGCGCAGCGTGGGCACGCTCTCGCTGGTGTTGCGCAACCAGATCGACCCGCATCCCGTGGACACCGCCGGCGCCACCAAGCGCAGCCTGCTCAACGAGCCGGTGCTCAAGGCCGCGGTGGCCGCGCCGGTGGTGGTCAAGGCCGTCCAGGTCGTGCATCGCCTCACAGAAAAGAAGATCGCCACCAACTGCGTAGGCGTGATCAGCGGCATGCAGCAAAACCAAGAATGCTTCTAA
- a CDS encoding M48 family metallopeptidase produces the protein MRLSIEGRDAVLREADGTVLRRAPLAALRVSERVKRAPRLVTFADGAFCEVTDHAGFAALLGASGHRESWVVRAQNSWRLALLSVLGLAAALLLGYFYVLPWGAGVVARSVPPALEARLGEATLASIDHGLLLPSALPQAQQQRIRADFAALVRPADPGHAYKILFRHGGRLGANALALPGGTIVVTDELVKLTGVGPGLMGVLAHEAGHVAERHGLRQILQASAVGALAAYFFGDYSTVLAGVPAAILTLRYSRDHERAADAYAVEVMQRNHLPVSAFADVLQALEDAHTRQAEVQAAKADGGSEASAPVASGERETKRERRSRRAAEDGGNNGDNDEGDSFFSTHPLTRERIEALRAAGR, from the coding sequence GTGAGGCTGTCTATCGAAGGGCGCGACGCGGTGCTGCGCGAAGCCGATGGCACGGTGCTGCGCCGCGCGCCGCTGGCCGCGCTGCGCGTCTCCGAGCGGGTCAAGCGTGCGCCGCGCCTGGTGACGTTTGCCGACGGCGCCTTCTGCGAGGTCACCGACCACGCCGGCTTTGCCGCGCTGCTGGGTGCCAGCGGCCACCGCGAAAGCTGGGTGGTGCGTGCGCAAAACAGCTGGCGGCTGGCGCTGCTGTCCGTGCTGGGCCTGGCCGCGGCGCTGTTGCTGGGATATTTCTACGTATTGCCCTGGGGCGCCGGCGTGGTGGCGCGCAGCGTGCCGCCGGCGCTGGAAGCCCGGCTCGGCGAGGCCACGCTCGCCAGCATCGATCATGGCCTGCTCCTGCCTTCGGCCCTGCCGCAGGCGCAGCAGCAACGGATTCGCGCCGACTTCGCCGCGCTCGTGCGTCCGGCCGATCCGGGCCACGCGTACAAGATCCTGTTCCGCCACGGCGGCCGGCTCGGGGCCAATGCGCTGGCGCTGCCGGGTGGCACCATCGTGGTGACCGATGAGCTCGTCAAGCTGACCGGCGTGGGTCCGGGCCTCATGGGCGTGCTCGCCCACGAGGCCGGGCACGTGGCCGAGCGCCATGGCCTGCGGCAGATCCTCCAGGCCTCGGCGGTGGGCGCGCTGGCGGCTTATTTCTTTGGCGACTATTCCACGGTGCTGGCGGGCGTGCCTGCCGCGATCCTGACGCTGCGCTACTCGCGCGACCATGAGCGCGCGGCGGATGCGTATGCGGTGGAGGTCATGCAGCGCAACCACTTGCCGGTGTCGGCGTTTGCCGATGTCTTGCAGGCGCTGGAAGACGCCCACACCCGGCAGGCGGAAGTCCAGGCAGCCAAGGCCGATGGCGGGAGCGAGGCCAGCGCGCCAGTCGCCTCCGGCGAGCGCGAAACCAAGCGGGAGCGCCGCAGCCGGCGGGCCGCGGAGGATGGCGGCAACAACGGGGATAACGACGAGGGCGACAGCTTCTTCTCTACCCATCCGCTCACGCGCGAGCGCATCGAGGCGCTGCGGGCGGCTGGCCGCTGA
- a CDS encoding CpaF family protein: MSLREQLYEKAGETITERIGAASNTANAAYQQLKTEIHEAIIERVELEKLQRLSPEQVRRELALLVERIIDERNIPINETERKRLVSDVRDEMLGFGPLEPLLSDPTVSDILVNTYKQVYVERRGKLELTGVTFNDDAHLMKIIDKIVSRVGRRIDESSPMVDARLPDGSRVNAIIPPSAVDGPLLSIRRFSVNPLMVKDLVELQTLTPPMAQLIEAMVKAKLNILISGGTGSGKTTLLNILSGFIPPSERIVTIEDAAELQLRQDHVLRLETRPPNIEDRGEITQRALVKNALRMRPDRIILGEVRGAEALDMLHAMNTGHEGSLATIHANTPRDALTRLENMVSMAGLALPPKTMRQQITSAITVILQVSRLTDGRRKLMSVQEITGMESDVVNMQEIFTFKRTGVNAEGRVKGHFCATGVRPHFCERLHSFGLSVPDRLFEPSLRFDV, encoded by the coding sequence ATGTCATTGCGTGAACAACTCTACGAGAAGGCTGGCGAAACCATCACCGAGCGCATCGGCGCTGCCAGCAACACCGCGAACGCGGCCTACCAGCAGCTCAAGACGGAGATCCACGAAGCCATCATCGAACGCGTGGAACTGGAGAAACTGCAGCGCCTCTCGCCGGAGCAGGTACGGCGCGAGCTGGCGCTGCTGGTCGAGCGCATCATCGACGAACGCAATATCCCCATCAACGAAACCGAGCGCAAGCGGCTGGTGTCGGACGTGCGCGACGAGATGCTCGGCTTCGGCCCGCTCGAACCCCTGCTGAGCGACCCGACCGTCTCGGACATCCTGGTCAATACGTACAAGCAGGTCTACGTGGAGCGCCGCGGCAAGCTGGAACTGACGGGGGTGACCTTCAACGACGATGCCCACCTGATGAAGATCATCGACAAGATCGTGTCGCGCGTAGGGCGGCGCATCGATGAATCGAGCCCGATGGTGGATGCGCGGCTGCCCGATGGCTCACGCGTGAATGCGATCATCCCGCCGTCGGCAGTGGACGGCCCGCTGCTGTCGATCCGGCGCTTCTCCGTCAATCCGCTGATGGTCAAGGACCTGGTGGAGCTGCAGACGCTCACGCCGCCGATGGCGCAGCTGATCGAGGCCATGGTCAAGGCCAAGCTGAACATCCTGATCTCGGGCGGCACCGGCAGCGGCAAGACCACGCTGCTCAATATCCTCTCGGGCTTTATCCCGCCGAGCGAACGCATCGTCACCATCGAGGATGCGGCGGAACTGCAGCTCCGGCAGGACCACGTGCTGCGCCTGGAGACGCGCCCGCCCAACATCGAGGACCGGGGCGAGATCACGCAACGCGCGCTGGTCAAGAACGCGCTGCGCATGCGCCCGGACCGCATCATCCTCGGCGAAGTGCGCGGCGCGGAAGCGCTCGACATGCTGCACGCGATGAACACCGGGCACGAAGGCTCGCTCGCCACCATCCACGCCAATACGCCGCGCGACGCGCTGACCCGGCTCGAGAACATGGTCAGCATGGCCGGCCTCGCGCTGCCGCCCAAGACGATGCGCCAGCAGATCACCTCGGCGATCACCGTGATCCTGCAGGTGTCGCGCCTGACCGACGGCCGGCGCAAGCTGATGAGCGTGCAGGAGATCACCGGCATGGAGAGCGATGTGGTCAACATGCAGGAAATCTTTACCTTCAAACGCACCGGCGTGAACGCGGAAGGTCGCGTCAAGGGGCACTTCTGCGCCACCGGCGTGCGGCCGCATTTTTGCGAACGGCTGCATTCGTTCGGCCTGAGCGTGCCGGACCGGCTGTTCGAGCCCTCGCTGCGCTTCGACGTATGA
- a CDS encoding AAA family ATPase, protein MAKLILVSADETRARQMSAMAGQVATQRQVQLVCTDPERALGMAGLIHPSDFLILQADDFSLNVLERLRQRFPEPGDVPCILVTPSPTSELLMRAMRMGVRSVLRWPLDPREFNDELERLAIKPHGSAEAEARTLTFTSCKGGSGTTFVAANLGYAIAATRGKRVLLVDLVQQFGDAAFLVTDKAPPAMLTDICQQVDRLDLALLDACITHAHPNFDVIAGAGDPVKAGDIKAAHLESILDLVRPAYDVIIFDVGQDINPSSIMVLDHSDRIYPVLQLTLPYLRAGRHLMEIFHSLGYPTERLHMVINQFEKNPPVDLHTLEETLGAKVAHMLPSDPKPARDASNQGVPVLQLAERSAISRALVQMVESV, encoded by the coding sequence ATGGCAAAGCTAATTCTGGTCTCGGCCGACGAGACGCGGGCCCGGCAAATGTCCGCGATGGCCGGACAGGTCGCGACGCAGCGGCAGGTACAACTGGTCTGCACCGATCCGGAGCGGGCGCTCGGCATGGCCGGACTGATCCACCCATCCGATTTCCTGATCCTGCAGGCGGACGATTTCAGCCTCAACGTGCTGGAACGCCTGCGCCAGCGCTTTCCGGAGCCGGGGGACGTGCCCTGCATCCTGGTCACGCCCTCGCCAACCTCCGAGCTGCTGATGCGCGCCATGCGCATGGGCGTGCGCAGCGTGCTGCGCTGGCCGCTGGACCCCCGCGAGTTCAACGACGAGTTGGAACGCCTGGCGATCAAGCCGCACGGCAGCGCCGAGGCCGAGGCCCGCACGCTGACCTTCACCTCCTGCAAAGGCGGCAGCGGCACCACCTTCGTCGCCGCCAACCTCGGCTATGCCATTGCCGCCACGCGCGGCAAGCGCGTCCTGCTGGTAGACCTGGTCCAGCAGTTCGGCGATGCCGCCTTTCTGGTCACGGACAAGGCGCCGCCGGCCATGCTCACCGACATCTGCCAGCAAGTCGACCGGCTGGACCTGGCCTTGCTCGACGCGTGCATCACGCATGCGCATCCCAACTTCGACGTCATCGCCGGAGCCGGCGACCCGGTGAAGGCGGGGGATATCAAGGCAGCCCATCTCGAGAGCATCCTCGACCTGGTGCGCCCGGCATACGACGTGATCATCTTTGACGTGGGCCAGGACATCAACCCTTCCTCGATCATGGTGCTGGACCACAGCGACAGGATCTATCCAGTGCTGCAACTCACCCTGCCCTACCTGCGCGCCGGGCGGCATCTGATGGAGATCTTCCACTCGCTGGGCTATCCCACCGAGCGCCTGCACATGGTGATCAACCAGTTTGAGAAGAACCCGCCGGTGGACCTGCACACGCTGGAAGAGACGCTGGGCGCAAAGGTCGCGCACATGCTGCCGTCGGATCCCAAGCCGGCACGCGACGCCAGCAACCAGGGCGTGCCGGTGCTGCAACTGGCCGAGCGCAGCGCAATCTCGCGCGCGCTGGTGCAGATGGTCGAGAGCGTCTAG
- a CDS encoding type II secretion system F family protein, translating to MRLEQILLLVFTFLLAFGVTLAAMMLLRSDALQRRITQVTRAAAPDDATPSALQADWMRKLERVSKPLAKLSLPKDGWDGSALRTRFMNAGWRSPSAVPVYFAAKTALALLFPLLLFVLTGGVISEDSPRLLPAALLGVAIAGFYLPDLVLRRRIRQRKLEIFENFPDALDLITVCVEAGLALDAALLKVVEELRANRNALGEELELLVLELRAGLSREKALRNLALRTGVEDVDMLVSMLIQADRFGTSVSDSLRVHADTLRVKRRQYAEECAAKIAVKLLFPLIFFILPSLFVVLLGSPAIQFYRSLMPFMMGTS from the coding sequence ATGAGACTCGAGCAAATCCTCCTCCTGGTCTTCACCTTCTTGCTGGCCTTCGGAGTCACGCTGGCCGCCATGATGCTGCTGCGCAGCGATGCGCTGCAGCGGCGCATCACGCAGGTGACCCGGGCCGCTGCCCCCGACGATGCCACCCCGTCCGCGCTGCAGGCCGACTGGATGCGCAAGCTGGAACGGGTGTCCAAGCCGCTGGCCAAGCTGTCCCTGCCCAAGGACGGCTGGGACGGCTCCGCCCTGCGCACCCGCTTCATGAACGCCGGCTGGCGCAGCCCCTCCGCGGTGCCGGTCTACTTCGCCGCCAAGACCGCGCTGGCCCTGCTCTTCCCCTTGCTGCTGTTCGTGCTGACGGGCGGCGTGATCAGCGAGGACAGCCCACGCCTGCTGCCCGCCGCGCTGCTGGGCGTGGCGATCGCCGGCTTCTACCTGCCGGACCTGGTGCTGCGCAGGCGCATCCGTCAACGCAAGCTGGAGATTTTCGAGAACTTCCCAGATGCGCTCGACCTGATCACGGTGTGCGTGGAAGCCGGCCTGGCGCTCGACGCGGCCTTGCTCAAGGTGGTCGAGGAATTGCGCGCCAACCGCAACGCGCTGGGCGAGGAGCTTGAGTTGCTGGTGCTGGAGCTGCGCGCCGGCCTGTCACGCGAGAAGGCGCTCCGCAACCTGGCGCTGCGCACGGGCGTGGAAGACGTCGACATGCTGGTCAGCATGCTGATCCAGGCGGACCGTTTCGGCACAAGCGTGTCGGACTCGCTGCGGGTGCACGCGGACACACTGCGCGTCAAGCGCCGCCAGTACGCAGAGGAGTGCGCGGCAAAGATCGCGGTGAAACTGCTGTTCCCGCTGATCTTCTTCATCCTGCCGTCGTTGTTCGTGGTGCTGCTTGGCTCGCCGGCCATCCAGTTCTATCGCTCGCTGATGCCGTTCATGATGGGCACCAGCTAG